In a genomic window of Chroicocephalus ridibundus chromosome 14, bChrRid1.1, whole genome shotgun sequence:
- the EXOC7 gene encoding exocyst complex component 7 isoform X7, whose product MVAGLAAHAPCVPPLPRWRRGSDGGAEASVRGGTERGSAAPAPRGRMIPTEEVSARRREIEDKLKQEEETLSFIKESLEKSDQLTKNMVSILSSFESRLMKLENSIIPVHKQTENLQRLQENVEKTLSCLDHVISYYHVAKDTEKIIKEGPTGRLEEYLNCMDKIQKAVEYFQDNNPDSPELNRVKSLFERGKESLESEFRSLMTRHTKPVPPILILDLISGDDEMETQEEMSLEHLQESVLHDIIRISGWLVENGRNQDFMTVYFQIRSVQLDRSIKGLKDHFRKNSSSTGVPYSPAIQNKRKDTPTKKPVKRPVLIPGTIRKAQNLLKQYSQHGLDGKKGASNLIPMEGRDDVFDIEIDAYIHCVSAFVKLAQSEYQLLTEIVPEHHQKKTFDSLIQESLDNLIMEGDNIVSAARKAIIRHDYSAVLTIFPILKHLKQMKPEFDQVLQGTAAGTKNKLPGLITSMETTGAKALEEFADNIKNDPDKEYNMPKDGTVHELTSNAILFLQQLLDFQETAGAMLASQETSSSASSYSSEFSRRLLSTYICKVLGNLQLNLLSKSKVYEDPALSAIFLHNNYNYILKSLEKSELIQLVAVTQKTAERSYRELIEQQIQTYQRSWLKVTDYILERNLPVFQPGVKLKDKERQMIKERFKGFNDGLEELCKIQKAWAIPDMEQRDKIRRAQKTIVKETYGAFLNRYSNVPFTKNPEKYIKYQVDQVGEMIEKLFDTSA is encoded by the exons ATGGTGGCTGGCCTCGCTGCGCATGCGCCCTGTGTGCCGCCGCTCCCAAGATGGCGCCGGGGCAGTGACGGCGGAGCGGAAGCCAGTGTCCGCGGAGGGACTGAACGGGGGAGCGCGGCTCCGGCGCCCCGCGGCAGGATGATCCCCACCGAGGAGGTATCGGCCCGCAGGAGGGAGATCGAGGACAAGCTCAAGCAG GAGGAAGAAACTCTGTCCTTTATCAAAGAGAGCCTTGAGAAGAGTGACCAGCTTACAAAGAACATG GTTTCTATTCTCTCCTCGTTTGAAAGTCGTTTGATGAAGCTGGAGAACTCGATCATCCCTGTCCATAAACAGACAGAGAACCTGCAGCGCTTGCAGGAGAATGTGGAGAAGACCCTGTCCTGCTTGGATCACGTCATCAGTTACTACCATGTAGCGAAGGACACAGAGAAGATCATAAAGGAAGG cccCACTGGGAGGCTGGAGGAATACTTGAATTGCATGGACAAAATCCAGAAGGCAGTGGAATACTTCCAGGACAACAATCCAGACAGCCCGGAGCTGAACCGTGTG AAATCCCTCTTTGAGAGGGGCAAGGAGTCCCTGGAATCAGAGTTCCGCAGCTTGATGACACGACACACCAAGCCGGTCCCACCCATCCTCATCCTGGACCTGATCAGCGGGGACGATGAAATGGAGACACAGGAGGAGATGTCTCTGGAGCACCTCCAGGAGAGTGTCCTGCATGATATCATCCGCATTTCTGGCTGGCTGGTGGAAAATGGCAGGAATCAAG ATTTCATGACTGTTTACTTCCAAATCCGCTCTGTCCAGCTTGACCGCTCCATCAAGGGGCTGAAAGATCATTTCCGTAAGAACAGCTCCTCCACCGGGGTGCCGTATTCCCCTGCCATTCAGAACAAAAGGAAGGACACCCCCACCAAAAAGCCAGTCAAGAGACCAG TCCTCATCCCAG GCACGATCCGTAAGGCTCAGAACCTTCTGAAACAGTACTCTCAGCATGGTCTAGATGGGAAAAAGGGGGCCTCTAACCTCATTCCTATGGAAG GGAGGGATGACGTCTTCGACATCGAGATTGATGCGTACATTCACTGCGTTAGTGCCTTTGTCAAACTGGCCCAGAGTGAATACCAGCTCCTGACAGAAATTGTCCCAGAGCACCACCAGAAGAAGACTTTTGATTCTCTCATCCAG GAGTCATTAGATAACTTGATCATGGAGGGGGATAACATAGTCTCAGCTGCCCGGAAAGCCATCATCCGACATGACTATTCGGCTGTACTCACAATCTTCCCCATCCTTAAGCATCTGAAGCAGATGAAGCCAGAATTTGACCAGGTTTTGCAG GGAACCGCAGCAGGCACTAAGAACAAACTACCAGGGCTGATCACTTCCATGGAGACCACTGGTGCAAAGGCACTGGAAGAGTTTGCAGACAACATTAAG AATGATCCGGACAAGGAATATAACATGCCAAAAGATGGAACAGTTCACGAACTCACCAGCAAC GCTATCCTTTTCCTACAGCAATTGTTGGATTTCCAGGAGACAGCGGGTGCCATGCTGGCATCACAAG agaccAGCTCTTCAGCTAGTAGTTACAGTTCGGAGTTCAGCAGGCGGCTGCTGAGCACCTACATCT GCAAAGTGCTGGGCAACTTGCAGCTTAACCTTCTTAGTAAATCCAAGGTTTATGAAGACCCAGCTTTGAGTGCCATTTTTCTGCACAACAACTACAACTACATTCTGAAATCCCTGGAGAA gTCCGAGCTGATCCAGTTGGTAGCTGTGACACAGAAGACAGCTGAGAGGTCTTACCGGGAGCTCATTGAACAGCAGATCCAGACCTACCAGCGCAG CTGGCTGAAGGTGACAGATTACATCCTGGAGAGAAACCTGCCTGTCTTTCAGCCAGGAGTGAAG CTCAAGGATAAGGAGAGGCAGATGATAAAGGAGCGCTTTAAG GGTTTTAATGACGGGCTGGAAGAGCTGTGTAAGATCCAGAAGGCCTGGGCAATCCCAGACATGGAGCAACGGGACAAAATCCGCCGGGCACAGAAAACCATTGTGAAAGAGACCTATGGTGCCTTCTTGAACAG ATACAGCAATGTGCCCTTCACCAAGAACCCTGAGAAGTACATCAAATACCAGGTCGACCAGGTGGGAGAGATGATTGAGAAGCTGTTTGACACATCAGCGTAA
- the EXOC7 gene encoding exocyst complex component 7 isoform X10: MVAGLAAHAPCVPPLPRWRRGSDGGAEASVRGGTERGSAAPAPRGRMIPTEEVSARRREIEDKLKQEEETLSFIKESLEKSDQLTKNMVSILSSFESRLMKLENSIIPVHKQTENLQRLQENVEKTLSCLDHVISYYHVAKDTEKIIKEGPTGRLEEYLNCMDKIQKAVEYFQDNNPDSPELNRVKSLFERGKESLESEFRSLMTRHTKPVPPILILDLISGDDEMETQEEMSLEHLQESVLHDIIRISGWLVENGRNQDFMTVYFQIRSVQLDRSIKGLKDHFRKNSSSTGVPYSPAIQNKRKDTPTKKPVKRPGRDDVFDIEIDAYIHCVSAFVKLAQSEYQLLTEIVPEHHQKKTFDSLIQESLDNLIMEGDNIVSAARKAIIRHDYSAVLTIFPILKHLKQMKPEFDQVLQGTAAGTKNKLPGLITSMETTGAKALEEFADNIKNDPDKEYNMPKDGTVHELTSNAILFLQQLLDFQETAGAMLASQVLGDTYNIPLDPRETSSSASSYSSEFSRRLLSTYICKVLGNLQLNLLSKSKVYEDPALSAIFLHNNYNYILKSLEKSELIQLVAVTQKTAERSYRELIEQQIQTYQRSWLKVTDYILERNLPVFQPGVKLKDKERQMIKERFKGFNDGLEELCKIQKAWAIPDMEQRDKIRRAQKTIVKETYGAFLNRYSNVPFTKNPEKYIKYQVDQVGEMIEKLFDTSA, from the exons ATGGTGGCTGGCCTCGCTGCGCATGCGCCCTGTGTGCCGCCGCTCCCAAGATGGCGCCGGGGCAGTGACGGCGGAGCGGAAGCCAGTGTCCGCGGAGGGACTGAACGGGGGAGCGCGGCTCCGGCGCCCCGCGGCAGGATGATCCCCACCGAGGAGGTATCGGCCCGCAGGAGGGAGATCGAGGACAAGCTCAAGCAG GAGGAAGAAACTCTGTCCTTTATCAAAGAGAGCCTTGAGAAGAGTGACCAGCTTACAAAGAACATG GTTTCTATTCTCTCCTCGTTTGAAAGTCGTTTGATGAAGCTGGAGAACTCGATCATCCCTGTCCATAAACAGACAGAGAACCTGCAGCGCTTGCAGGAGAATGTGGAGAAGACCCTGTCCTGCTTGGATCACGTCATCAGTTACTACCATGTAGCGAAGGACACAGAGAAGATCATAAAGGAAGG cccCACTGGGAGGCTGGAGGAATACTTGAATTGCATGGACAAAATCCAGAAGGCAGTGGAATACTTCCAGGACAACAATCCAGACAGCCCGGAGCTGAACCGTGTG AAATCCCTCTTTGAGAGGGGCAAGGAGTCCCTGGAATCAGAGTTCCGCAGCTTGATGACACGACACACCAAGCCGGTCCCACCCATCCTCATCCTGGACCTGATCAGCGGGGACGATGAAATGGAGACACAGGAGGAGATGTCTCTGGAGCACCTCCAGGAGAGTGTCCTGCATGATATCATCCGCATTTCTGGCTGGCTGGTGGAAAATGGCAGGAATCAAG ATTTCATGACTGTTTACTTCCAAATCCGCTCTGTCCAGCTTGACCGCTCCATCAAGGGGCTGAAAGATCATTTCCGTAAGAACAGCTCCTCCACCGGGGTGCCGTATTCCCCTGCCATTCAGAACAAAAGGAAGGACACCCCCACCAAAAAGCCAGTCAAGAGACCAG GGAGGGATGACGTCTTCGACATCGAGATTGATGCGTACATTCACTGCGTTAGTGCCTTTGTCAAACTGGCCCAGAGTGAATACCAGCTCCTGACAGAAATTGTCCCAGAGCACCACCAGAAGAAGACTTTTGATTCTCTCATCCAG GAGTCATTAGATAACTTGATCATGGAGGGGGATAACATAGTCTCAGCTGCCCGGAAAGCCATCATCCGACATGACTATTCGGCTGTACTCACAATCTTCCCCATCCTTAAGCATCTGAAGCAGATGAAGCCAGAATTTGACCAGGTTTTGCAG GGAACCGCAGCAGGCACTAAGAACAAACTACCAGGGCTGATCACTTCCATGGAGACCACTGGTGCAAAGGCACTGGAAGAGTTTGCAGACAACATTAAG AATGATCCGGACAAGGAATATAACATGCCAAAAGATGGAACAGTTCACGAACTCACCAGCAAC GCTATCCTTTTCCTACAGCAATTGTTGGATTTCCAGGAGACAGCGGGTGCCATGCTGGCATCACAAG TTCTTGGGGACACATACAATATTCCTTTAGATCCCAGAG agaccAGCTCTTCAGCTAGTAGTTACAGTTCGGAGTTCAGCAGGCGGCTGCTGAGCACCTACATCT GCAAAGTGCTGGGCAACTTGCAGCTTAACCTTCTTAGTAAATCCAAGGTTTATGAAGACCCAGCTTTGAGTGCCATTTTTCTGCACAACAACTACAACTACATTCTGAAATCCCTGGAGAA gTCCGAGCTGATCCAGTTGGTAGCTGTGACACAGAAGACAGCTGAGAGGTCTTACCGGGAGCTCATTGAACAGCAGATCCAGACCTACCAGCGCAG CTGGCTGAAGGTGACAGATTACATCCTGGAGAGAAACCTGCCTGTCTTTCAGCCAGGAGTGAAG CTCAAGGATAAGGAGAGGCAGATGATAAAGGAGCGCTTTAAG GGTTTTAATGACGGGCTGGAAGAGCTGTGTAAGATCCAGAAGGCCTGGGCAATCCCAGACATGGAGCAACGGGACAAAATCCGCCGGGCACAGAAAACCATTGTGAAAGAGACCTATGGTGCCTTCTTGAACAG ATACAGCAATGTGCCCTTCACCAAGAACCCTGAGAAGTACATCAAATACCAGGTCGACCAGGTGGGAGAGATGATTGAGAAGCTGTTTGACACATCAGCGTAA
- the EXOC7 gene encoding exocyst complex component 7 isoform X2, producing MVAGLAAHAPCVPPLPRWRRGSDGGAEASVRGGTERGSAAPAPRGRMIPTEEVSARRREIEDKLKQEEETLSFIKESLEKSDQLTKNMVSILSSFESRLMKLENSIIPVHKQTENLQRLQENVEKTLSCLDHVISYYHVAKDTEKIIKEGPTGRLEEYLNCMDKIQKAVEYFQDNNPDSPELNRVKSLFERGKESLESEFRSLMTRHTKPVPPILILDLISGDDEMETQEEMSLEHLQESVLHDIIRISGWLVENGRNQDFMTVYFQIRSVQLDRSIKGLKDHFRKNSSSTGVPYSPAIQNKRKDTPTKKPVKRPGTIRKAQNLLKQYSQHGLDGKKGASNLIPMEGHEHDLRVKHLSDTLSDKHGPAAGRDDVFDIEIDAYIHCVSAFVKLAQSEYQLLTEIVPEHHQKKTFDSLIQESLDNLIMEGDNIVSAARKAIIRHDYSAVLTIFPILKHLKQMKPEFDQVLQGTAAGTKNKLPGLITSMETTGAKALEEFADNIKNDPDKEYNMPKDGTVHELTSNAILFLQQLLDFQETAGAMLASQVLGDTYNIPLDPRETSSSASSYSSEFSRRLLSTYICKVLGNLQLNLLSKSKVYEDPALSAIFLHNNYNYILKSLEKSELIQLVAVTQKTAERSYRELIEQQIQTYQRSWLKVTDYILERNLPVFQPGVKLKDKERQMIKERFKGFNDGLEELCKIQKAWAIPDMEQRDKIRRAQKTIVKETYGAFLNRYSNVPFTKNPEKYIKYQVDQVGEMIEKLFDTSA from the exons ATGGTGGCTGGCCTCGCTGCGCATGCGCCCTGTGTGCCGCCGCTCCCAAGATGGCGCCGGGGCAGTGACGGCGGAGCGGAAGCCAGTGTCCGCGGAGGGACTGAACGGGGGAGCGCGGCTCCGGCGCCCCGCGGCAGGATGATCCCCACCGAGGAGGTATCGGCCCGCAGGAGGGAGATCGAGGACAAGCTCAAGCAG GAGGAAGAAACTCTGTCCTTTATCAAAGAGAGCCTTGAGAAGAGTGACCAGCTTACAAAGAACATG GTTTCTATTCTCTCCTCGTTTGAAAGTCGTTTGATGAAGCTGGAGAACTCGATCATCCCTGTCCATAAACAGACAGAGAACCTGCAGCGCTTGCAGGAGAATGTGGAGAAGACCCTGTCCTGCTTGGATCACGTCATCAGTTACTACCATGTAGCGAAGGACACAGAGAAGATCATAAAGGAAGG cccCACTGGGAGGCTGGAGGAATACTTGAATTGCATGGACAAAATCCAGAAGGCAGTGGAATACTTCCAGGACAACAATCCAGACAGCCCGGAGCTGAACCGTGTG AAATCCCTCTTTGAGAGGGGCAAGGAGTCCCTGGAATCAGAGTTCCGCAGCTTGATGACACGACACACCAAGCCGGTCCCACCCATCCTCATCCTGGACCTGATCAGCGGGGACGATGAAATGGAGACACAGGAGGAGATGTCTCTGGAGCACCTCCAGGAGAGTGTCCTGCATGATATCATCCGCATTTCTGGCTGGCTGGTGGAAAATGGCAGGAATCAAG ATTTCATGACTGTTTACTTCCAAATCCGCTCTGTCCAGCTTGACCGCTCCATCAAGGGGCTGAAAGATCATTTCCGTAAGAACAGCTCCTCCACCGGGGTGCCGTATTCCCCTGCCATTCAGAACAAAAGGAAGGACACCCCCACCAAAAAGCCAGTCAAGAGACCAG GCACGATCCGTAAGGCTCAGAACCTTCTGAAACAGTACTCTCAGCATGGTCTAGATGGGAAAAAGGGGGCCTCTAACCTCATTCCTATGGAAG GTCATGAGCATGATTTACGAGTTAAACACCTTTCCGATACCCTGAGCGACAAGCATGGTCCAGCTGCTG GGAGGGATGACGTCTTCGACATCGAGATTGATGCGTACATTCACTGCGTTAGTGCCTTTGTCAAACTGGCCCAGAGTGAATACCAGCTCCTGACAGAAATTGTCCCAGAGCACCACCAGAAGAAGACTTTTGATTCTCTCATCCAG GAGTCATTAGATAACTTGATCATGGAGGGGGATAACATAGTCTCAGCTGCCCGGAAAGCCATCATCCGACATGACTATTCGGCTGTACTCACAATCTTCCCCATCCTTAAGCATCTGAAGCAGATGAAGCCAGAATTTGACCAGGTTTTGCAG GGAACCGCAGCAGGCACTAAGAACAAACTACCAGGGCTGATCACTTCCATGGAGACCACTGGTGCAAAGGCACTGGAAGAGTTTGCAGACAACATTAAG AATGATCCGGACAAGGAATATAACATGCCAAAAGATGGAACAGTTCACGAACTCACCAGCAAC GCTATCCTTTTCCTACAGCAATTGTTGGATTTCCAGGAGACAGCGGGTGCCATGCTGGCATCACAAG TTCTTGGGGACACATACAATATTCCTTTAGATCCCAGAG agaccAGCTCTTCAGCTAGTAGTTACAGTTCGGAGTTCAGCAGGCGGCTGCTGAGCACCTACATCT GCAAAGTGCTGGGCAACTTGCAGCTTAACCTTCTTAGTAAATCCAAGGTTTATGAAGACCCAGCTTTGAGTGCCATTTTTCTGCACAACAACTACAACTACATTCTGAAATCCCTGGAGAA gTCCGAGCTGATCCAGTTGGTAGCTGTGACACAGAAGACAGCTGAGAGGTCTTACCGGGAGCTCATTGAACAGCAGATCCAGACCTACCAGCGCAG CTGGCTGAAGGTGACAGATTACATCCTGGAGAGAAACCTGCCTGTCTTTCAGCCAGGAGTGAAG CTCAAGGATAAGGAGAGGCAGATGATAAAGGAGCGCTTTAAG GGTTTTAATGACGGGCTGGAAGAGCTGTGTAAGATCCAGAAGGCCTGGGCAATCCCAGACATGGAGCAACGGGACAAAATCCGCCGGGCACAGAAAACCATTGTGAAAGAGACCTATGGTGCCTTCTTGAACAG ATACAGCAATGTGCCCTTCACCAAGAACCCTGAGAAGTACATCAAATACCAGGTCGACCAGGTGGGAGAGATGATTGAGAAGCTGTTTGACACATCAGCGTAA
- the EXOC7 gene encoding exocyst complex component 7 isoform X3, translating into MVAGLAAHAPCVPPLPRWRRGSDGGAEASVRGGTERGSAAPAPRGRMIPTEEVSARRREIEDKLKQEEETLSFIKESLEKSDQLTKNMVSILSSFESRLMKLENSIIPVHKQTENLQRLQENVEKTLSCLDHVISYYHVAKDTEKIIKEGPTGRLEEYLNCMDKIQKAVEYFQDNNPDSPELNRVKSLFERGKESLESEFRSLMTRHTKPVPPILILDLISGDDEMETQEEMSLEHLQESVLHDIIRISGWLVENGRNQDFMTVYFQIRSVQLDRSIKGLKDHFRKNSSSTGVPYSPAIQNKRKDTPTKKPVKRPVLIPGTIRKAQNLLKQYSQHGLDGKKGASNLIPMEGHEHDLRVKHLSDTLSDKHGPAAGRDDVFDIEIDAYIHCVSAFVKLAQSEYQLLTEIVPEHHQKKTFDSLIQESLDNLIMEGDNIVSAARKAIIRHDYSAVLTIFPILKHLKQMKPEFDQVLQGTAAGTKNKLPGLITSMETTGAKALEEFADNIKNDPDKEYNMPKDGTVHELTSNAILFLQQLLDFQETAGAMLASQETSSSASSYSSEFSRRLLSTYICKVLGNLQLNLLSKSKVYEDPALSAIFLHNNYNYILKSLEKSELIQLVAVTQKTAERSYRELIEQQIQTYQRSWLKVTDYILERNLPVFQPGVKLKDKERQMIKERFKGFNDGLEELCKIQKAWAIPDMEQRDKIRRAQKTIVKETYGAFLNRYSNVPFTKNPEKYIKYQVDQVGEMIEKLFDTSA; encoded by the exons ATGGTGGCTGGCCTCGCTGCGCATGCGCCCTGTGTGCCGCCGCTCCCAAGATGGCGCCGGGGCAGTGACGGCGGAGCGGAAGCCAGTGTCCGCGGAGGGACTGAACGGGGGAGCGCGGCTCCGGCGCCCCGCGGCAGGATGATCCCCACCGAGGAGGTATCGGCCCGCAGGAGGGAGATCGAGGACAAGCTCAAGCAG GAGGAAGAAACTCTGTCCTTTATCAAAGAGAGCCTTGAGAAGAGTGACCAGCTTACAAAGAACATG GTTTCTATTCTCTCCTCGTTTGAAAGTCGTTTGATGAAGCTGGAGAACTCGATCATCCCTGTCCATAAACAGACAGAGAACCTGCAGCGCTTGCAGGAGAATGTGGAGAAGACCCTGTCCTGCTTGGATCACGTCATCAGTTACTACCATGTAGCGAAGGACACAGAGAAGATCATAAAGGAAGG cccCACTGGGAGGCTGGAGGAATACTTGAATTGCATGGACAAAATCCAGAAGGCAGTGGAATACTTCCAGGACAACAATCCAGACAGCCCGGAGCTGAACCGTGTG AAATCCCTCTTTGAGAGGGGCAAGGAGTCCCTGGAATCAGAGTTCCGCAGCTTGATGACACGACACACCAAGCCGGTCCCACCCATCCTCATCCTGGACCTGATCAGCGGGGACGATGAAATGGAGACACAGGAGGAGATGTCTCTGGAGCACCTCCAGGAGAGTGTCCTGCATGATATCATCCGCATTTCTGGCTGGCTGGTGGAAAATGGCAGGAATCAAG ATTTCATGACTGTTTACTTCCAAATCCGCTCTGTCCAGCTTGACCGCTCCATCAAGGGGCTGAAAGATCATTTCCGTAAGAACAGCTCCTCCACCGGGGTGCCGTATTCCCCTGCCATTCAGAACAAAAGGAAGGACACCCCCACCAAAAAGCCAGTCAAGAGACCAG TCCTCATCCCAG GCACGATCCGTAAGGCTCAGAACCTTCTGAAACAGTACTCTCAGCATGGTCTAGATGGGAAAAAGGGGGCCTCTAACCTCATTCCTATGGAAG GTCATGAGCATGATTTACGAGTTAAACACCTTTCCGATACCCTGAGCGACAAGCATGGTCCAGCTGCTG GGAGGGATGACGTCTTCGACATCGAGATTGATGCGTACATTCACTGCGTTAGTGCCTTTGTCAAACTGGCCCAGAGTGAATACCAGCTCCTGACAGAAATTGTCCCAGAGCACCACCAGAAGAAGACTTTTGATTCTCTCATCCAG GAGTCATTAGATAACTTGATCATGGAGGGGGATAACATAGTCTCAGCTGCCCGGAAAGCCATCATCCGACATGACTATTCGGCTGTACTCACAATCTTCCCCATCCTTAAGCATCTGAAGCAGATGAAGCCAGAATTTGACCAGGTTTTGCAG GGAACCGCAGCAGGCACTAAGAACAAACTACCAGGGCTGATCACTTCCATGGAGACCACTGGTGCAAAGGCACTGGAAGAGTTTGCAGACAACATTAAG AATGATCCGGACAAGGAATATAACATGCCAAAAGATGGAACAGTTCACGAACTCACCAGCAAC GCTATCCTTTTCCTACAGCAATTGTTGGATTTCCAGGAGACAGCGGGTGCCATGCTGGCATCACAAG agaccAGCTCTTCAGCTAGTAGTTACAGTTCGGAGTTCAGCAGGCGGCTGCTGAGCACCTACATCT GCAAAGTGCTGGGCAACTTGCAGCTTAACCTTCTTAGTAAATCCAAGGTTTATGAAGACCCAGCTTTGAGTGCCATTTTTCTGCACAACAACTACAACTACATTCTGAAATCCCTGGAGAA gTCCGAGCTGATCCAGTTGGTAGCTGTGACACAGAAGACAGCTGAGAGGTCTTACCGGGAGCTCATTGAACAGCAGATCCAGACCTACCAGCGCAG CTGGCTGAAGGTGACAGATTACATCCTGGAGAGAAACCTGCCTGTCTTTCAGCCAGGAGTGAAG CTCAAGGATAAGGAGAGGCAGATGATAAAGGAGCGCTTTAAG GGTTTTAATGACGGGCTGGAAGAGCTGTGTAAGATCCAGAAGGCCTGGGCAATCCCAGACATGGAGCAACGGGACAAAATCCGCCGGGCACAGAAAACCATTGTGAAAGAGACCTATGGTGCCTTCTTGAACAG ATACAGCAATGTGCCCTTCACCAAGAACCCTGAGAAGTACATCAAATACCAGGTCGACCAGGTGGGAGAGATGATTGAGAAGCTGTTTGACACATCAGCGTAA